The segment TTTATCCGATTGGTTGGCCAATAAAATTACAGACGAACAATTAAAAGAATTGGTTTCGGCAGAAGATTTTGAGGCATTTCAAAAGATAAAAAACACGCTAAGCAATTTTGAATTCAGCAATCCTGATTTGGAACAAAACTTTAGCGCAGTCAAGCAAAAGCTGGCTACTAAAAGTCAAGCTAAAACAAAAGTAATTCCGCTTTGGCGTTATGCTTCGATTGCGGCTTGTTTGCTGGTAATGTTTGGTTTGTATCATTTTTTTATAGCCGAAAATACCATAACAACTGCTTTTGGTCAAACACAAATAATCACCTTGGCCGACCATTCCAAAGTATCTTTAAATGCCAAATCAACACTGGTTTACCGCAACAATTACAGCTACAAACGAGCCTTGTGTCTCGATGGTGAAGCTTTTTTTGAAGTCGAAAAAGGAAGTTCGTTTACTGTAAAAACATCGCTCGGCGATATTCACGTTTTGGGAACCAAATTCAATGTGATAGCATTCAAAGATTTCTTTGAAGTAAAATGTTATGAAGGCAAAGTGGAAGTAACACAAAAAGGAAAATCAATCATTTTAACACACGGAGAAAGCGTTCGCTATTACAATCATACGGTTGAAAATTGGGCAGATGATACAACTGAAAAGCCAACCTGGATTTCGGGAGAAACGTCTTTTAAAAATGTACCGATGCGCTATGTAATTGACCAGTTTAAAAACCAATACAATGTTGAAATCGACTATCCGAAAACCATTGAAAACATAAAATTCACAGGAACTTTTACACATAAAGAATCAACCGTAGCGCTGCAAACCATTTGTTTGCCGTTGCATTTAAAATTTGGCAAAGACCAAACCGGAAAAATTATCATTTCTAAATGAAGAAACTAATGTTGTTAGCCTTCTTTTTGTGCTGGTTACAATTTTCCTGGTCACAAAAAAAGAAGTCGTTTTTTTATGCTGATGCAAAACTCACCAAAGTGCTTTCTGATGTCGAGGAAGCATTTGATGTTAAATATTCCTATGTCGATTCTTTGGTAATTCCACAGCGATTTTCATTGCCAAAAAAGTTATATGACTTAGATGAAATTAATAATGAAATTGAAAAGCAATCGACTTTAAAAATCATCAGGATTAACCAGCGTTTTTATTCTCTTAATAAAACGGAAGCCAAAGGAACGGAATCAAACATAACACTGCTCAAAGAAGTTATAGTCGAAGAGTTTTTGGCAAAAGGAATTCAAAAAACCAATCAACATTATAGCATCTTTCCACAAAAAGTGCAAACGCTTCCGGGAATAACGGATGCCGATATTTTGCAATCACTACAACAGTTACCTGGAGTTAAAAGTCCGAATGAAACGGCAACAGGCTTATATATTCGCGGCGGCACTTCTGACCAGAATTTAATCCTGATGGATGGCATTCGGTTGTATCATCCCGGGCATTTATTTGGCATGATTTCTAGTATTAATCCTAATGTGGAGCAAACCGTGGATTATTACAATAAGGCTGTGAATCCAAGGTTTGGTGAAAGAGTTTCGGGAATTATCGATATCAAATCCACAGACAAAATCTCAGATAAGTTAAAAATTAATGCGGGAATCAACGCTCTGAATGCCGATATTTATCTGAAAGCATCATTGATTAAAGATAAATTAGGCTTGCAATTTTCTGCCCGAAAATCGTATACCGAATGGCTGCAATCGCCTACGTTTAATCAATTGGAACGCAAGGTTTTTCAGAATACCGACTTCAAAGAATTTGATAATGACAACCAATTTCAGTTTTATGATTATTCAGCAAAATTGAATTTCAAACCCAATCCAAAAACTGAAATTTCACTCTCGGCTTTGGTTATTAAAAATGATTTAGATTATAAAAGTGTTATCAAGACCGACAGTATCAGTAACCAAAGAATGAAAGTAGAAAATTATGGATTCAGTCTGAATTGGACACAAAAATATACTCCGAAATTCAAGCAGCAAACTTTGGTTTACTACTCGCTTTACAGTTTTGATTACCTCAAGAAACAGGATTATGATAGCAATAAATTTGAAGCGTTCAAGAAATTAAATAGAGTAGTAGATTCGGGCGCTGAGTTGCGTTTTGGTTATCAAATGAATGAACAA is part of the Flavobacterium sangjuense genome and harbors:
- a CDS encoding TonB-dependent receptor plug domain-containing protein encodes the protein MKKLMLLAFFLCWLQFSWSQKKKSFFYADAKLTKVLSDVEEAFDVKYSYVDSLVIPQRFSLPKKLYDLDEINNEIEKQSTLKIIRINQRFYSLNKTEAKGTESNITLLKEVIVEEFLAKGIQKTNQHYSIFPQKVQTLPGITDADILQSLQQLPGVKSPNETATGLYIRGGTSDQNLILMDGIRLYHPGHLFGMISSINPNVEQTVDYYNKAVNPRFGERVSGIIDIKSTDKISDKLKINAGINALNADIYLKASLIKDKLGLQFSARKSYTEWLQSPTFNQLERKVFQNTDFKEFDNDNQFQFYDYSAKLNFKPNPKTEISLSALVIKNDLDYKSVIKTDSISNQRMKVENYGFSLNWTQKYTPKFKQQTLVYYSLYSFDYLKKQDYDSNKFEAFKKLNRVVDSGAELRFGYQMNEQSNLDFGYQVFGNDISHLFNSYNQDVGIDLGLRHLYNVTHAGYVHYQSDFGSWNIQPGLRYNFYSQIKASSFEPRLMLQKKLTESLIWQVSYERRSQILSQVRENAANDLSLENYVWVLSDNGEYPIQKANQFASGIIFKKNNWLLDVDTYYKNITGITSYTLGFLGQNDNDIHHGKGFTKGVDVLLQKSHNSWRAWMTYTYQDSQNKFESLNDGNYFSSNADIKHNFTIAFNKKWKNFLFTTGWFWHSGKPFSTVNDSGEITAYNSERLPDYHRLDFSASYQFQNQKGTIFKVGVSVYNLYNHSDLISKEFERKYASLQDFITPRYEMQNYYTLGIMPNVFFRVNF
- a CDS encoding FecR family protein; translated protein: MEEMNETYLSDWLANKITDEQLKELVSAEDFEAFQKIKNTLSNFEFSNPDLEQNFSAVKQKLATKSQAKTKVIPLWRYASIAACLLVMFGLYHFFIAENTITTAFGQTQIITLADHSKVSLNAKSTLVYRNNYSYKRALCLDGEAFFEVEKGSSFTVKTSLGDIHVLGTKFNVIAFKDFFEVKCYEGKVEVTQKGKSIILTHGESVRYYNHTVENWADDTTEKPTWISGETSFKNVPMRYVIDQFKNQYNVEIDYPKTIENIKFTGTFTHKESTVALQTICLPLHLKFGKDQTGKIIISK